The following proteins are co-located in the Methanoregula sp. UBA64 genome:
- a CDS encoding respiratory chain complex I subunit 1 family protein: protein MISFFPALIFVLLAPLIGGLLSGIDRKVTAHMQGRVGPSIFQPFYDVGKLFEKENAEVNGTQRFYVISYFIFAVFTGALFFAGGDLLLVVFALTLAEVFLVLGAYAAYSPYSHVGAERELLQVMAYEPIMILSAVGIYMVTGSFAVSEILKYPMLLVVLLPGIFLGFLYALTIKLRKSPFDISTSHHAHQEIVKGVTTEFSGPNLGLIEVTHWYELVFLLGFVFLFFAANWILGIIAVIIVFLLELFIDNTNARVKWQLAVKSTWAITLVVAIVNLVVLAYVVVV from the coding sequence ATGATCTCGTTCTTCCCCGCCCTCATCTTCGTCCTGCTCGCACCGCTCATCGGCGGGCTCCTCTCGGGAATCGACCGCAAGGTCACGGCCCACATGCAGGGCCGGGTCGGCCCCTCAATCTTCCAGCCCTTCTACGATGTGGGCAAGCTCTTTGAAAAAGAGAACGCGGAGGTCAACGGGACGCAGCGCTTCTACGTGATCAGCTACTTCATCTTTGCTGTTTTCACGGGAGCGCTCTTCTTTGCCGGCGGCGACCTCCTTTTGGTGGTCTTTGCCCTCACGCTCGCCGAGGTCTTCCTGGTGCTCGGGGCCTATGCGGCCTACTCCCCGTACAGCCACGTGGGCGCGGAACGCGAGCTGCTCCAGGTGATGGCCTACGAGCCGATCATGATCCTCTCGGCGGTCGGCATCTACATGGTCACCGGCTCCTTTGCGGTCAGCGAGATCCTGAAGTACCCGATGCTTCTTGTGGTCCTCTTACCGGGGATCTTCCTTGGCTTCCTCTACGCGCTCACCATCAAGCTGCGCAAATCGCCCTTCGATATCTCGACCTCGCACCATGCCCACCAGGAGATAGTAAAAGGCGTCACTACCGAGTTCTCGGGCCCGAACCTGGGCCTGATCGAGGTCACGCACTGGTACGAGCTCGTCTTTTTACTCGGCTTTGTCTTCCTGTTCTTTGCGGCGAACTGGATCCTTGGTATCATCGCGGTCATTATCGTCTTCCTGCTCGAACTCTTTATCGATAACACGAACGCGAGGGTGAAGTGGCAGCTCGCGGTGAAGAGCACGTGGGCGATCACGCTCGTGGTTGCGATCGTAAACCTCGTTGTCCTTGCCTATGTGGTGGTGGTCTAA
- a CDS encoding NADH-quinone oxidoreductase subunit L: protein MAGSQGKFAEKPAWRDGIRAQFNMINNEKCEQFSRVDVSVQYLLFLILFPLITALFMLAVRRDTERGWIVKLSALAIGVVTALALVTLYDKGVVYFGFDAAPVNLLMFILEMAMAALLLWYAVKYRKSLALCLVLVQTALIVWFELTCSRASDIANPLFCDPFSLIMALIIGIIGSLICVYSLGYMRHFYEHHVEIPNRTNTFFLIIFVFISAMFGLVFSNSLIWVYFFWEVTTLCSFLLIGFTKTEEATNNAFTALWMNVLGGIAFIAALIWLAAQPVPMLGLDQVLTAGKALVLIPAALIGFAGLTKAAQMPFSSWLLGAMVAPTPVSALLHSSTMVKAGVYILVRLAPVYAFTTTGFALSLVGAITFLVASALAISQTNAKRVLAYSTISNLGLVVACAGIGTYEAIWAAVLLIIFHAIAKSLLFLSVGTVEHRIRSREIEDMNGLITRTPRLAAMMVIGIAGMFLAPFGMLISKWAAIQAFISAPLGFVLVIILAFGSAFTVFFWAKWMGKLITVTPDTKNVEGPVDRNEWIALVCLAGLTTVTCFIYPVISKILIEPFLSTYYGSIARLSQDNILIMMMMLFLIVILPLSILLPHRRNRQLPPYMGGVVTSSDMHFTNALGGRTSVTLGNYYLDGWFGEAKLKMAGVYVCGVFIAAMLVTALFGGMAL from the coding sequence ATGGCCGGAAGTCAGGGAAAATTCGCAGAAAAACCCGCGTGGCGGGACGGGATACGGGCTCAGTTCAATATGATTAATAATGAAAAATGCGAACAGTTCAGCAGGGTGGATGTTAGCGTGCAGTATCTTCTCTTTCTCATCCTGTTCCCGCTCATTACGGCGCTCTTCATGCTCGCAGTGCGCCGCGATACGGAGCGGGGCTGGATCGTAAAACTATCGGCACTGGCAATAGGCGTGGTAACCGCCCTTGCCCTGGTAACCCTGTATGACAAAGGCGTCGTCTATTTCGGGTTCGATGCAGCGCCGGTTAACCTCCTGATGTTTATTCTTGAAATGGCCATGGCAGCGCTCCTGCTCTGGTATGCGGTAAAATACCGCAAGTCCCTTGCCCTCTGCCTGGTGCTTGTCCAGACCGCGCTCATTGTCTGGTTCGAGCTTACCTGTTCCCGTGCATCAGATATTGCAAACCCGCTCTTCTGCGATCCGTTCTCGCTTATCATGGCGCTTATCATCGGGATCATCGGGAGCCTGATCTGCGTGTACTCGCTCGGGTACATGCGGCATTTCTACGAGCACCACGTGGAGATCCCCAACCGGACCAATACGTTTTTTTTGATCATCTTTGTCTTCATCTCCGCGATGTTCGGGCTCGTGTTCTCCAACAGCCTCATCTGGGTATACTTCTTCTGGGAAGTGACCACGCTCTGTTCGTTCCTGTTGATCGGGTTTACGAAGACCGAAGAGGCCACCAATAACGCGTTTACCGCACTCTGGATGAACGTGCTGGGCGGGATCGCATTTATCGCTGCCCTCATCTGGCTTGCAGCCCAGCCCGTGCCGATGCTCGGACTCGACCAGGTGCTGACCGCAGGAAAGGCGCTCGTCCTGATCCCGGCGGCGTTAATCGGGTTTGCGGGCCTCACCAAAGCCGCCCAGATGCCGTTCTCGTCGTGGCTCCTTGGTGCCATGGTCGCCCCGACCCCGGTCTCCGCCCTGCTCCATTCAAGCACGATGGTAAAAGCCGGTGTCTATATCCTGGTCCGGCTCGCCCCGGTGTACGCGTTTACCACCACCGGCTTTGCCCTCTCCCTTGTCGGCGCCATCACATTCCTCGTGGCCTCGGCGCTTGCCATTTCCCAGACCAATGCAAAACGGGTGCTTGCCTATTCCACCATCTCGAACCTCGGCCTTGTCGTGGCCTGTGCGGGTATCGGCACCTACGAGGCGATCTGGGCAGCAGTACTCCTGATCATCTTCCACGCGATTGCGAAGTCGCTCCTGTTCCTCTCGGTGGGAACGGTCGAGCACCGGATCCGGAGCCGGGAGATCGAGGACATGAACGGCCTCATCACCCGGACCCCGCGGCTTGCCGCCATGATGGTAATAGGCATTGCCGGCATGTTTTTGGCGCCGTTTGGTATGCTGATCTCCAAGTGGGCGGCGATCCAGGCGTTCATCAGCGCACCGCTCGGCTTCGTGCTCGTGATCATCCTTGCCTTCGGGAGTGCGTTCACGGTCTTCTTCTGGGCCAAATGGATGGGAAAACTGATCACGGTTACGCCGGACACCAAGAACGTCGAGGGACCGGTTGACCGGAACGAGTGGATTGCGCTCGTCTGCCTTGCCGGGCTTACCACGGTCACCTGTTTCATCTACCCGGTGATCTCGAAGATCCTCATCGAGCCGTTCTTATCCACCTACTATGGCAGCATTGCCCGGCTCTCGCAGGACAATATCCTGATCATGATGATGATGCTCTTCTTGATCGTCATCCTGCCGCTCTCGATCCTCCTGCCGCACCGCAGGAACCGGCAGCTGCCTCCCTATATGGGGGGTGTCGTGACCAGCTCCGACATGCACTTCACAAACGCCCTGGGGGGAAGGACCAGCGTCACGCTCGGGAACTACTACCTTGACGGGTGGTTCGGCGAAGCAAAACTCAAGATGGCCGGTGTCTATGTCTGCGGGGTGTTCATCGCGGCCATGCTGGTAACGGCGCTCTTTGGGGGGATGGCATTATGA
- a CDS encoding sodium-translocating pyrophosphatase translates to MIETALVVVIVICLIALALAAILARNLLSQDEGTPKMREVSDAIKVGAEAFIKRQYSTIAIIAIILAVVIFVVYYFTGQQSLAVDTAFSYIIGATCSAVAGVVAMSIAVRTNIRTAAAAQHSDGKALDFSFRGGAISGLIITSMSLLGVSLTYIALGANPQTTPFVIIGFGFGASFVALFAQLGGGIYTKAADVGADLVGKVEKGIPEDDVRNPATIADLVGDNVGDCAGRGADLFESTAAENIGAMILGVALFPIFGVNGILFPIVMCALGLFASMIGILTVKGKDGADPMDAMNRGYYITAIISAVFLFFGVQWLLGSTAGWMYFFYAGLVGIVLSVCFLRVTLYYTDHHYRPVKEIADASETGAATNIITGFSVGLETTAVPALLIGASLILSYWFGSMTGIPNGGLYGTAVATVGMLMVCAYVLAMDTFGPIADNAGGIVEMSGAPEEVRKRMDSLDAAGNTTKALTKGYAIGSASLAVFLLFNAYMADIAKLTGKAFDVVNLASVPVFVGALLGAMLVFLFASLAIRAVSKTAQSVIEAVRIQFKNPAIMAGTQKPDYAAVIDITTQGALRNMVLPGILVIGFPIFIGVTMRHEALAGFLMVATITGILLALILNNSGGAWDNAKKFVESGAHGGKGSEAHKAAVIGDTLGDPFKDTAGPSLHVLIKLLATLTLVLAPLFI, encoded by the coding sequence ATGATCGAAACAGCATTAGTCGTTGTCATTGTGATTTGTCTTATCGCACTGGCCCTTGCTGCAATCTTAGCGCGTAATCTCCTCTCGCAGGACGAGGGGACGCCCAAGATGCGCGAGGTCTCCGATGCGATCAAGGTGGGTGCGGAAGCATTCATCAAGCGCCAGTACTCGACCATCGCCATCATCGCGATAATCCTCGCCGTGGTGATCTTTGTTGTCTATTACTTTACCGGACAGCAGTCGCTTGCCGTGGACACGGCATTCTCCTACATCATCGGTGCCACGTGCAGTGCGGTCGCCGGTGTAGTGGCCATGTCCATCGCAGTCCGGACCAACATCCGCACGGCAGCGGCAGCCCAGCACAGCGATGGGAAGGCACTTGACTTCTCGTTCCGCGGCGGGGCAATCTCGGGCCTGATCATCACCTCGATGTCCCTCCTCGGCGTCTCCCTGACGTATATCGCGCTCGGGGCAAACCCGCAGACCACGCCCTTTGTCATCATCGGCTTTGGCTTTGGTGCCTCGTTTGTCGCACTCTTCGCCCAGCTCGGCGGCGGTATCTACACCAAAGCCGCCGATGTCGGTGCAGACCTTGTCGGTAAGGTCGAAAAGGGTATTCCCGAAGACGATGTCCGGAACCCGGCCACCATCGCTGACCTTGTCGGCGACAATGTCGGGGACTGTGCCGGCCGTGGTGCCGACCTCTTCGAGTCCACCGCTGCCGAGAACATCGGTGCGATGATTCTCGGTGTCGCGCTCTTCCCGATCTTCGGTGTCAACGGTATCCTCTTCCCCATCGTCATGTGCGCCCTTGGTCTCTTCGCGAGCATGATCGGTATTCTCACCGTCAAGGGTAAGGACGGCGCAGACCCGATGGACGCCATGAACCGCGGGTACTACATCACCGCAATCATCTCCGCAGTCTTCCTCTTCTTCGGGGTCCAGTGGCTCCTCGGGTCGACCGCGGGCTGGATGTACTTCTTCTACGCGGGCCTCGTGGGTATCGTCCTCTCGGTCTGTTTCCTCCGGGTCACCCTCTACTACACCGACCACCACTACCGGCCGGTCAAGGAGATCGCCGACGCCTCTGAGACCGGAGCCGCGACCAACATCATCACCGGGTTCTCGGTCGGTCTCGAGACCACCGCAGTCCCCGCCCTCCTCATCGGCGCCTCCCTCATACTCTCCTACTGGTTCGGTTCCATGACCGGTATCCCGAACGGCGGCCTCTACGGCACTGCCGTTGCAACCGTGGGTATGCTCATGGTCTGCGCCTACGTCCTTGCCATGGACACCTTCGGGCCCATTGCCGACAATGCCGGAGGTATCGTCGAGATGAGCGGCGCACCCGAAGAGGTCAGGAAGCGCATGGACTCTCTCGATGCAGCCGGGAACACCACCAAAGCACTCACCAAGGGCTATGCCATTGGCAGTGCCTCCCTCGCGGTATTCCTGCTCTTCAACGCCTACATGGCAGACATAGCGAAGCTCACCGGCAAGGCATTCGATGTCGTCAACCTTGCAAGCGTCCCGGTCTTTGTCGGGGCACTGCTCGGGGCAATGCTCGTCTTCCTCTTTGCGAGCCTCGCCATCCGCGCAGTCTCCAAGACCGCACAGTCGGTTATCGAAGCAGTCCGCATCCAGTTCAAGAACCCGGCCATCATGGCAGGGACCCAGAAGCCTGACTATGCAGCCGTCATCGATATCACGACCCAGGGTGCCCTCAGAAACATGGTCCTCCCCGGTATCCTGGTGATCGGGTTCCCGATCTTCATCGGCGTTACCATGCGGCACGAGGCCCTCGCCGGCTTCCTCATGGTAGCAACCATCACCGGCATTCTCCTTGCCCTGATCCTCAACAACAGCGGCGGGGCATGGGACAATGCCAAGAAATTCGTGGAAAGCGGTGCCCACGGCGGCAAGGGCAGCGAGGCCCACAAGGCAGCAGTCATCGGCGACACGCTCGGCGATCCGTTCAAGGACACGGCCGGCCCGTCGCTCCACGTGCTCATCAAGCTCCTTGCTACCTTAACGCTCGTGCTTGCTCCGCTCTTTATCTAA
- a CDS encoding PAS domain S-box protein gives MVLVLYVDDDPALLDIGKTFLELSGRIQIHTVSSVSEALEEIKRRDYDGVITDYEMPHINGIAFLRYIREHYRDLPVVLFTGRSREEIAIEALNSGADFYLQKGGNPKPQFAELEYNLLHAIERRKAQEELRESRQLMANLIDFLPDATFAINRENVVISWNRMMEKITGISAGDIMGRATYREALARFNEQRIPLIDIVLDPGRDVPGIQLIRDGNAIISEFYSPGAYGGKGAYLWLIASPLYDAGGNAIGAIESIRDVSKRMEAEKNLQKTHVELNAAYEQLAATEEELRQNYNELAKSEEKIHKSEERYRNIVEDQTELICRFSPAGLLTFVNGAYCRYFGLDPAKCIGKLHPVRIPKEDKTCMEEHFAAFSREQPVAAIEHRIVMPDGKVRWQRWSDRAVFDENGRIVEYQSVGRDTSDQHEAFDKLTRTNTELSAAYEQLAATEEELRQNYDELSKSQHDLHESQERYRNIVEDQTEFICRFSPAGLLTFVNGAYCRYFGLDPAACIGKPHPVKIPAEDQKTMKAHLAEFTPESPVHTIEHRIVMPDGKVRWQRWSDRAVFDKEGRIVEYQSVGRDTTDQHGMIEQLTRTNTELSAAYEQLAATEEELRQNYDELAKSQRDLRESQERYRNIVEDQTEFISRFRPDGTHLFVNEAYCRYFGKTREEIVGHRFVPDIPKDDRTLLAAHFAAVTPENPVHTVEHRILMPNGEVRWQQWSDRAIFGPDGKVAEYQSVGRDITDRKCTEQALSEANRKLTLLSGITRHDILNQLTALQGYLGLIQTTAADPAVKGLAKQALHTGEIIHDQISFTRQYESIGTQMPVWQNVYETAAGVSRDGGFRLVTVDPALKGIEIYADPLLKLIFYNLFENSWMHAGRDVKVRVSGTMTENGAEIVVSDTGRGVPLQEKEKIFQKGYGTHTGLGLYLVREILSITTISIREDGEPGAGARFTIQVPVGMVRKEPV, from the coding sequence ATGGTTCTGGTTCTGTACGTCGATGACGATCCTGCCCTTCTCGATATCGGGAAGACGTTTCTTGAGCTTTCGGGCAGGATACAGATCCACACCGTCAGTTCCGTGAGCGAGGCACTCGAAGAGATCAAGCGCCGGGACTATGATGGCGTTATCACCGATTACGAGATGCCCCACATCAACGGCATTGCGTTCCTCCGGTATATCCGCGAGCACTACCGCGACCTGCCGGTCGTCCTGTTTACGGGCCGGAGCCGGGAAGAGATCGCGATCGAGGCGCTCAATTCCGGTGCCGATTTCTACCTCCAGAAAGGCGGCAACCCCAAGCCCCAGTTTGCCGAGCTGGAATACAATCTTTTACATGCAATAGAACGCAGGAAAGCGCAGGAAGAGCTGCGGGAATCCCGGCAGCTGATGGCAAACCTCATCGATTTTCTCCCGGACGCGACCTTTGCCATCAACCGGGAGAACGTCGTGATCTCGTGGAACCGGATGATGGAGAAGATCACCGGGATTTCTGCCGGGGATATTATGGGCAGGGCCACCTACCGCGAAGCGCTTGCCCGGTTCAACGAGCAGCGCATCCCGCTGATCGATATCGTCCTCGATCCCGGCCGGGATGTCCCGGGGATCCAGCTGATCCGGGACGGGAATGCCATCATCTCGGAGTTTTACAGCCCGGGCGCGTACGGCGGGAAGGGTGCCTACCTCTGGCTGATCGCCTCGCCCCTGTACGATGCCGGGGGAAACGCCATCGGGGCGATCGAGTCCATCCGGGACGTCTCAAAAAGGATGGAGGCCGAAAAGAACCTCCAGAAGACGCATGTGGAGCTCAACGCAGCCTACGAGCAGCTGGCGGCAACCGAAGAGGAGCTGCGCCAGAATTATAATGAACTGGCAAAAAGCGAGGAGAAGATCCACAAAAGCGAGGAGCGGTACCGGAACATTGTCGAGGACCAGACCGAGCTCATCTGCCGGTTCTCTCCTGCCGGCCTGCTCACGTTCGTGAACGGGGCGTACTGCCGGTATTTCGGCCTCGATCCCGCAAAATGCATCGGGAAGCTGCACCCGGTCAGGATCCCAAAAGAGGACAAGACGTGCATGGAAGAGCACTTTGCAGCATTCTCCCGGGAGCAGCCCGTTGCGGCGATCGAGCACCGGATCGTGATGCCGGACGGGAAGGTGCGGTGGCAGCGGTGGAGCGACCGTGCGGTCTTTGACGAGAATGGCAGGATCGTCGAGTACCAGTCGGTGGGCCGGGACACGAGCGATCAGCACGAGGCGTTCGACAAGCTCACGAGGACCAACACGGAGCTCTCCGCGGCTTACGAGCAGCTGGCGGCGACCGAGGAGGAACTGCGCCAGAACTACGACGAGCTCTCCAAGAGCCAGCACGATCTCCACGAAAGCCAGGAGCGGTACCGGAACATCGTAGAGGACCAGACGGAGTTCATCTGCCGGTTCTCCCCCGCCGGCCTGCTTACGTTCGTGAACGGGGCGTACTGCCGGTATTTCGGCCTCGATCCTGCCGCATGTATCGGAAAGCCCCACCCGGTGAAGATCCCGGCAGAAGACCAGAAAACCATGAAGGCGCACCTGGCGGAGTTCACCCCGGAGAGCCCGGTGCATACCATCGAGCACCGGATCGTGATGCCGGACGGGAAGGTGCGGTGGCAGCGGTGGAGCGACCGTGCGGTCTTTGACAAGGAGGGCAGGATCGTCGAGTACCAGTCGGTAGGCCGGGACACGACCGATCAGCACGGGATGATCGAGCAGCTCACGAGGACCAACACGGAGCTCTCCGCGGCCTACGAGCAGCTGGCGGCAACCGAGGAGGAGCTGCGCCAGAACTACGATGAGCTGGCAAAGAGCCAGCGGGATCTCCGGGAGAGCCAGGAGCGGTACCGGAACATCGTGGAGGACCAGACGGAGTTCATCAGCCGGTTCCGGCCCGACGGCACGCACCTCTTCGTGAACGAGGCGTACTGCCGGTATTTCGGGAAGACCCGGGAGGAGATCGTCGGCCACCGGTTCGTGCCGGATATTCCCAAAGACGACCGCACGCTCCTTGCCGCCCATTTTGCCGCAGTCACCCCGGAGAACCCGGTTCACACGGTCGAGCACCGGATCCTGATGCCAAACGGCGAGGTGCGGTGGCAGCAGTGGTCGGACCGGGCAATCTTTGGCCCGGACGGGAAGGTGGCGGAATATCAGTCGGTGGGCCGGGATATCACCGACCGCAAGTGCACGGAACAGGCGCTCTCCGAGGCGAACCGGAAGCTCACCCTGCTCTCGGGCATCACCCGGCACGATATCCTCAACCAGCTCACGGCATTGCAGGGATATCTCGGGCTCATCCAGACAACGGCCGCCGATCCTGCCGTAAAGGGCCTTGCCAAACAGGCGCTCCACACGGGAGAGATCATCCACGACCAGATCTCGTTTACCCGGCAGTACGAGAGCATCGGCACCCAGATGCCGGTATGGCAGAACGTGTACGAGACCGCCGCGGGCGTGAGCCGGGACGGCGGATTCCGGCTGGTGACTGTGGATCCGGCCCTCAAAGGCATCGAGATCTATGCCGATCCGCTCCTAAAACTGATCTTCTACAACCTGTTCGAGAACTCCTGGATGCACGCGGGCCGCGACGTGAAGGTCCGGGTGAGCGGGACAATGACGGAGAACGGCGCCGAGATCGTTGTCTCCGATACCGGGCGGGGCGTCCCGCTGCAGGAGAAAGAGAAGATCTTCCAGAAAGGCTATGGTACGCATACCGGCCTTGGCCTGTACCTGGTCCGGGAGATCCTCTCGATCACGACCATCTCCATCCGGGAAGACGGGGAGCCCGGTGCGGGTGCCCGGTTTACGATCCAGGTGCCGGTCGGTATGGTCCGTAAAGAGCCTGTTTAA
- a CDS encoding adenosylcobalamin-dependent ribonucleoside-diphosphate reductase, giving the protein MNAPSVVDSILSARYLRKGEKTYEDICRRVASALAEDENDKARFFEAMLSLRFLPNSPTLMNAGTEIGQLSACFTLPVPDSIDGIFDAMKEGAIIHKTGGGTGYNFSHIRPEGSPVQSTDGVASGPISFMRVFNAATDVIKQGGRRRGANMGILNVWHPDILSFIAAKKKEGDFSNFNISVMVNDKFMDLVEKQKYSDLWLTNPHSGQKVTVGEIWNGIVEGIWKNGEPGILFYDEINRHNPTPLLGEIDTTNPCGEQPLLPYESCVLGSINLAACVRDGVFDEDLLRDTARMATRFLDLVIEKNVFPIPQIAEATRRTRKIGLGVMGVHDAMLMLGIAYDTEKGRAWCEQVMKTITDTAIAESHRLAEEKGTFPAWQGSIWKDFKVRNAAMTTVAPTGTISLLAGCSSGIEPVFSFAYTRKNTVGKIFVIVNPVFKEALLATLTTMGYAGDEREKKAGEVIAHVHEKGSVQDVAWLPAEFRALFKTALDIPWREHIRMQACFQKYVHASISKTINMPGSATRDDCGEALMMAWKLGLKGITIYRTGSREDVVLALKETEKAPAALPAPAATAVSAMRAVPEKIPSLSIDRPKELAGRTYLCQSGCCRLYVTVNLLDSKPMEVFIRTVGSGGCDANSSALGRAISTGLQNGVPYGKFVKQFAKVNCISAIKNPTSEGHSCADVVGRCIELSAKNQSIATLNDWSIKKTGEQRLCPECHEPLDFGEGCNQGICKHCGWSGCS; this is encoded by the coding sequence TCTCTGCCTGCTTTACGCTTCCCGTCCCGGACTCCATCGACGGGATCTTCGATGCAATGAAGGAAGGGGCGATCATCCACAAGACCGGCGGGGGAACGGGGTACAACTTCTCGCATATCCGCCCCGAGGGCTCGCCCGTCCAGTCCACCGACGGCGTTGCCTCGGGACCTATCTCGTTCATGCGGGTCTTTAACGCCGCAACCGACGTGATCAAGCAGGGCGGGCGCCGGCGCGGGGCGAACATGGGGATCCTCAATGTCTGGCACCCGGACATCCTCTCCTTTATTGCGGCAAAGAAAAAGGAGGGCGACTTCTCGAACTTCAACATCTCGGTGATGGTCAACGACAAGTTCATGGACCTCGTGGAGAAGCAGAAGTACTCCGATCTCTGGCTGACAAATCCCCACTCCGGCCAGAAGGTTACGGTCGGGGAGATCTGGAACGGGATCGTCGAGGGGATCTGGAAGAACGGCGAGCCCGGCATCCTCTTTTACGATGAGATCAACCGGCACAACCCCACTCCTTTGCTCGGCGAGATCGACACCACGAACCCCTGCGGGGAACAGCCCCTGCTGCCCTACGAGAGCTGCGTGCTTGGGAGCATCAACCTGGCCGCCTGCGTCCGCGACGGTGTATTCGACGAGGACCTCCTGCGGGATACGGCACGGATGGCTACCCGGTTCCTCGACCTTGTGATAGAAAAGAACGTCTTTCCCATCCCGCAGATTGCCGAGGCTACGAGAAGGACGCGGAAGATCGGCCTCGGGGTCATGGGTGTGCACGATGCAATGCTCATGCTCGGCATTGCCTACGATACGGAGAAGGGCCGGGCCTGGTGCGAGCAGGTGATGAAGACGATCACCGATACTGCTATCGCGGAGTCCCACCGGCTTGCAGAAGAGAAGGGGACCTTCCCGGCATGGCAGGGCAGCATCTGGAAGGACTTCAAAGTCAGGAATGCCGCAATGACCACGGTCGCCCCGACAGGGACGATCTCACTTCTCGCCGGGTGTTCGAGCGGGATCGAACCGGTCTTCTCGTTTGCCTATACCCGGAAGAATACCGTCGGCAAGATCTTTGTGATCGTGAACCCGGTCTTCAAGGAGGCGCTCCTTGCTACCCTGACCACCATGGGATATGCCGGGGACGAGCGGGAGAAGAAGGCGGGCGAGGTGATTGCGCACGTGCACGAGAAGGGGTCCGTGCAGGACGTGGCCTGGCTGCCGGCGGAGTTCCGGGCGCTCTTCAAGACGGCCCTTGACATCCCGTGGCGGGAACACATCCGGATGCAGGCCTGTTTCCAGAAATATGTCCATGCCTCGATCAGTAAGACGATCAATATGCCCGGCTCCGCCACCCGGGACGACTGCGGGGAGGCGCTCATGATGGCCTGGAAACTCGGCCTCAAGGGGATCACCATCTACCGGACGGGAAGCCGCGAGGACGTGGTCCTTGCGTTAAAGGAGACGGAGAAGGCGCCAGCCGCTCTCCCGGCCCCTGCCGCCACGGCGGTCTCGGCCATGCGGGCGGTGCCGGAGAAGATCCCGAGCCTCTCCATTGACCGGCCAAAGGAACTGGCCGGCCGGACCTACCTCTGCCAGTCGGGCTGCTGCCGGCTCTACGTAACGGTGAATCTGCTCGACAGCAAACCCATGGAGGTATTTATCCGGACCGTGGGGAGCGGCGGCTGCGATGCAAACAGCAGCGCCCTTGGCAGGGCGATCAGCACCGGCCTCCAGAACGGGGTTCCCTACGGGAAGTTCGTCAAGCAGTTCGCGAAGGTAAACTGTATCTCGGCGATCAAGAACCCCACCTCCGAAGGTCACTCCTGTGCGGACGTGGTCGGGCGCTGCATCGAGCTTTCGGCGAAAAACCAGAGCATTGCAACCTTAAACGACTGGAGCATCAAAAAGACCGGGGAGCAGCGGCTCTGCCCCGAGTGCCACGAGCCCCTCGATTTCGGCGAGGGCTGCAACCAGGGGATCTGCAAGCACTGCGGCTGGTCCGGGTGCAGCTGA